A genomic stretch from Gorilla gorilla gorilla isolate KB3781 chromosome 20, NHGRI_mGorGor1-v2.1_pri, whole genome shotgun sequence includes:
- the ZNF181 gene encoding zinc finger protein 181 isoform X1 translates to MPQLQYPECYLAPNRCLVSNCGVNKMSNEELVGQNHGMEGEACTGEDVTFSDVAIDFTHEEWGWLNSAQRDLYKDVMVQNYENLVSVAGLSVTKPYVITLLEDGKEPWMMEKKLSKGMIPDWESRWENKELSTKDIYDEDSPQTVIIEKVVKQSYEFSNSKKNLEYIEKLEGKHGSQVDHFRPAILTSRESPTADSVYKYNIFRSTFHSKSTLSEPQKNSAEGNSHKYDILKKNLPKKSVIKNEKVNGGKKLLNSNKSGAAFSQGKSLTLPQTCNREKIYTCSECGKAFGKQSILNRHWRIHTGEKPYECRECGKTFSHGSSLTRHLISHSGEKPYKCIECGKAFSHVSSLTNHQSTHTGEKPYECMNCGKSFSRVSHLIEHLRIHTQEKLYECRICGKAFIHRSSLIHHQKIHTGEKPYECRECGKAFCCSSHLTRHQRIHTMEKQYECNKCLKVFSSLSFLVQHQSIHTEEKPFECQKCRKSFNQLESLNMHLRNHIRLKPYECSICGKAFSHRSSLLQHHRIHTGEKPYECIKCGKTFSCSSNLTVHQRIHTGEKPYKCNECGKAFSKGSNLTAHQRVHNGEKPNSVVSVEKPLDHMNHYTCERSYRRETV, encoded by the exons ATGCCTCAG CTTCAGTACCCAGAGTGTTACCTGGCACCAAATAGATGCTTAGTAAGTAATTGTGGAGTGAATAAGATGAGTAATGAAGAACTGGTGGGGCAGAATCATGGCATGGAAGGTGAAGCTTGCACAGGAGAGGAT GTGACATTTAGTGATGTGGCTATAGACTTCACTCATGAAGAGTGGGGATGGCTCAATTCTGCTCAGAGGGACTTATACAAGGATGTGATGGTCCAGAATTATGAGAACCTGGTCTCTGTAG CAGGTCTTTCCGTAACTAAGCCATATGTGATCACGTTATTGGAGGATGGAAAAGAGCCCTGGATGATGGAGAAAAAACTGTCAAAAGGTATGATTCCAG ATTGGGAATCAAGATGGGAAAACAAGGAATTATCAACAAAGGATATTTATGATGAAGATTCACCCCAAACAGTAATAATAGAAAAGGTTGTAAAACAAAGTTATGAATTTTCAAATTCTAAGAAGAATTTGGAATATATAGAGAAGTTGGAAGGGAAGCATGGAAGTCAGGTAGACCATTTCAGACCAGCAATTCTCACCTCTAGAGAAAGCCCCACTGCAGACAGTGTTTACAAATACAATATATTTAGAAGCACCTTTCATTCAAAGTCTACTCTTTCTGAACCACAAAAAAATTCTGCTGAAGGGAATTCACacaaatatgatatattaaagaAGAACTTACCAAAAAAGTCAgttataaaaaatgagaaagtcaATGGTGGAAAGAAACTTTTGAATTCTAATAAAAGTGGGGCAGCCTTCAGCCAGGGCAAATCTCTTACCCTTCCCCAGACTTGTAATAGAGAGAAAATCTATACatgcagtgaatgtgggaaagcctttggcAAACAGTCAATCCTCAATCGCCATTGGAGAATTCATACAGGAGAGAAGCCCTATGAATGTCGTGAATGTGGGAAGACTTTTAGCCATGGCTCATCCCTTACACGACATCTGATAAGCCAtagtggagagaaaccttacaaatgtattgaatgtgggaaggcctttagCCATGTCTCATCACTTACTAACCATCAGAgcactcacactggagagaaaccatatgaATGTATGAACTGTGGAAAGTCTTTTAGTCGTGTGTCTCATCTTATTGAACATCTAAGAATTCATACTCAAGAAAAACTCTATGAGTGTCGTATATGTGGAAAGGCCTTCATTCATAGGTCATCTCTCATTCACCATCAGAAAATCCATACTGGAGAGAAGCCTTATGAATGTAGAGAATGTGGGAAAGCTTTCTGCTGTAGCTCACACCTTACTCGACATCAAAGAATTCACACTATGGAGAAACAATATGAATGCAACAAATGTCTGAAAGTCTTTAGTAGCCTCTCATTTCTTGTTCAGCATCAGAGTATTCATACTGAAGAAAAACCGTTTGAATGTCAGAAATGCAGGAAATCCTTCAACCAGCTTGAATCACTGAATATGCATTTGAGAAATCACATTAGATTGAAACCCTACGAATGCAGTatatgtgggaaagcctttagtcATAGGTCGTCCCTGCTTCAACATcacagaattcatactggagagaaaccttatgaatgtattaaatgtgGGAAGACCTTCAGCTGTAGTTCAAACCTTACTgtacatcagagaattcatactggagaaaagcCATATAAATGTAATGAGTGTGGGAAAGCTTTTAGCAAAGGCTCAAATCTTACTGCCCATCAAAGAGTACATAATGGAGAGAAACCCAATAGTGTGGTAAGTGTGGAAAAGCCTTTAGACCATATGAATCATTATACATGTGAGAGATCTTACAGAAGAGAAACTGTATGA
- the ZNF181 gene encoding zinc finger protein 181 isoform X5 produces the protein MPQLQYPECYLAPNRCLVSNCGVNKMSNEELVGQNHGMEGEACTGEDVTFSDVAIDFTHEEWGWLNSAQRDLYKDVMVQNYENLVSVAGLSVTKPYVITLLEDGKEPWMMEKKLSKGMIPDWESRWENKELSTKDIYDEDSPQTVIIEKVVKQSYEFSNSKKNLEYIEKLEGKHGSQVDHFRPAILTSRESPTADSVYKYNIFRSTFHSKSTLSEPQKNSAEGNSHKYDILKKNLPKKSVIKNEKVNGGKKLLNSNKSGAAFSQGKSLTLPQTCNREKIYTCSECGKAFGKQSILNRHWRIHTGEKPYECRECGKTFSHGSSLTRHLISHSGEKPYKCIECGKAFSHVSSLTNHQSTHTGEKPYECMNCGKSFSRVSHLIEHLRIHTQEKLYECRICGKAFIHRSSLIHHQKIHTGEKPYECRECGKAFCCSSHLTRHQRIHTMEKQYECNKCLKVFSSLSFLVQHQSIHTEEKPFECQKCRKSFNQLESLNMHLRNHIRLKPYECSICGKAFSHRSSLLQHHRIHTGEKPYECIKCGKTFSCSSNLTVHQRIHTGEKPYKCNECGKAFSKGSNLTAHQRVHNGEKPNSVGCYLTRKMDSK, from the exons ATGCCTCAG CTTCAGTACCCAGAGTGTTACCTGGCACCAAATAGATGCTTAGTAAGTAATTGTGGAGTGAATAAGATGAGTAATGAAGAACTGGTGGGGCAGAATCATGGCATGGAAGGTGAAGCTTGCACAGGAGAGGAT GTGACATTTAGTGATGTGGCTATAGACTTCACTCATGAAGAGTGGGGATGGCTCAATTCTGCTCAGAGGGACTTATACAAGGATGTGATGGTCCAGAATTATGAGAACCTGGTCTCTGTAG CAGGTCTTTCCGTAACTAAGCCATATGTGATCACGTTATTGGAGGATGGAAAAGAGCCCTGGATGATGGAGAAAAAACTGTCAAAAGGTATGATTCCAG ATTGGGAATCAAGATGGGAAAACAAGGAATTATCAACAAAGGATATTTATGATGAAGATTCACCCCAAACAGTAATAATAGAAAAGGTTGTAAAACAAAGTTATGAATTTTCAAATTCTAAGAAGAATTTGGAATATATAGAGAAGTTGGAAGGGAAGCATGGAAGTCAGGTAGACCATTTCAGACCAGCAATTCTCACCTCTAGAGAAAGCCCCACTGCAGACAGTGTTTACAAATACAATATATTTAGAAGCACCTTTCATTCAAAGTCTACTCTTTCTGAACCACAAAAAAATTCTGCTGAAGGGAATTCACacaaatatgatatattaaagaAGAACTTACCAAAAAAGTCAgttataaaaaatgagaaagtcaATGGTGGAAAGAAACTTTTGAATTCTAATAAAAGTGGGGCAGCCTTCAGCCAGGGCAAATCTCTTACCCTTCCCCAGACTTGTAATAGAGAGAAAATCTATACatgcagtgaatgtgggaaagcctttggcAAACAGTCAATCCTCAATCGCCATTGGAGAATTCATACAGGAGAGAAGCCCTATGAATGTCGTGAATGTGGGAAGACTTTTAGCCATGGCTCATCCCTTACACGACATCTGATAAGCCAtagtggagagaaaccttacaaatgtattgaatgtgggaaggcctttagCCATGTCTCATCACTTACTAACCATCAGAgcactcacactggagagaaaccatatgaATGTATGAACTGTGGAAAGTCTTTTAGTCGTGTGTCTCATCTTATTGAACATCTAAGAATTCATACTCAAGAAAAACTCTATGAGTGTCGTATATGTGGAAAGGCCTTCATTCATAGGTCATCTCTCATTCACCATCAGAAAATCCATACTGGAGAGAAGCCTTATGAATGTAGAGAATGTGGGAAAGCTTTCTGCTGTAGCTCACACCTTACTCGACATCAAAGAATTCACACTATGGAGAAACAATATGAATGCAACAAATGTCTGAAAGTCTTTAGTAGCCTCTCATTTCTTGTTCAGCATCAGAGTATTCATACTGAAGAAAAACCGTTTGAATGTCAGAAATGCAGGAAATCCTTCAACCAGCTTGAATCACTGAATATGCATTTGAGAAATCACATTAGATTGAAACCCTACGAATGCAGTatatgtgggaaagcctttagtcATAGGTCGTCCCTGCTTCAACATcacagaattcatactggagagaaaccttatgaatgtattaaatgtgGGAAGACCTTCAGCTGTAGTTCAAACCTTACTgtacatcagagaattcatactggagaaaagcCATATAAATGTAATGAGTGTGGGAAAGCTTTTAGCAAAGGCTCAAATCTTACTGCCCATCAAAGAGTACATAATGGAGAGAAACCCAATAGTGTG GGATGTTATCTGACAAGAAAGATGGATAGCAAATAA
- the ZNF181 gene encoding zinc finger protein 181 isoform X3, whose protein sequence is MPQLQYPECYLAPNRCLVSNCGVNKMSNEELVGQNHGMEGEACTGEDVTFSDVAIDFTHEEWGWLNSAQRDLYKDVMVQNYENLVSVAGLSVTKPYVITLLEDGKEPWMMEKKLSKDWESRWENKELSTKDIYDEDSPQTVIIEKVVKQSYEFSNSKKNLEYIEKLEGKHGSQVDHFRPAILTSRESPTADSVYKYNIFRSTFHSKSTLSEPQKNSAEGNSHKYDILKKNLPKKSVIKNEKVNGGKKLLNSNKSGAAFSQGKSLTLPQTCNREKIYTCSECGKAFGKQSILNRHWRIHTGEKPYECRECGKTFSHGSSLTRHLISHSGEKPYKCIECGKAFSHVSSLTNHQSTHTGEKPYECMNCGKSFSRVSHLIEHLRIHTQEKLYECRICGKAFIHRSSLIHHQKIHTGEKPYECRECGKAFCCSSHLTRHQRIHTMEKQYECNKCLKVFSSLSFLVQHQSIHTEEKPFECQKCRKSFNQLESLNMHLRNHIRLKPYECSICGKAFSHRSSLLQHHRIHTGEKPYECIKCGKTFSCSSNLTVHQRIHTGEKPYKCNECGKAFSKGSNLTAHQRVHNGEKPNSVVSVEKPLDHMNHYTCERSYRRETV, encoded by the exons ATGCCTCAG CTTCAGTACCCAGAGTGTTACCTGGCACCAAATAGATGCTTAGTAAGTAATTGTGGAGTGAATAAGATGAGTAATGAAGAACTGGTGGGGCAGAATCATGGCATGGAAGGTGAAGCTTGCACAGGAGAGGAT GTGACATTTAGTGATGTGGCTATAGACTTCACTCATGAAGAGTGGGGATGGCTCAATTCTGCTCAGAGGGACTTATACAAGGATGTGATGGTCCAGAATTATGAGAACCTGGTCTCTGTAG CAGGTCTTTCCGTAACTAAGCCATATGTGATCACGTTATTGGAGGATGGAAAAGAGCCCTGGATGATGGAGAAAAAACTGTCAAAAG ATTGGGAATCAAGATGGGAAAACAAGGAATTATCAACAAAGGATATTTATGATGAAGATTCACCCCAAACAGTAATAATAGAAAAGGTTGTAAAACAAAGTTATGAATTTTCAAATTCTAAGAAGAATTTGGAATATATAGAGAAGTTGGAAGGGAAGCATGGAAGTCAGGTAGACCATTTCAGACCAGCAATTCTCACCTCTAGAGAAAGCCCCACTGCAGACAGTGTTTACAAATACAATATATTTAGAAGCACCTTTCATTCAAAGTCTACTCTTTCTGAACCACAAAAAAATTCTGCTGAAGGGAATTCACacaaatatgatatattaaagaAGAACTTACCAAAAAAGTCAgttataaaaaatgagaaagtcaATGGTGGAAAGAAACTTTTGAATTCTAATAAAAGTGGGGCAGCCTTCAGCCAGGGCAAATCTCTTACCCTTCCCCAGACTTGTAATAGAGAGAAAATCTATACatgcagtgaatgtgggaaagcctttggcAAACAGTCAATCCTCAATCGCCATTGGAGAATTCATACAGGAGAGAAGCCCTATGAATGTCGTGAATGTGGGAAGACTTTTAGCCATGGCTCATCCCTTACACGACATCTGATAAGCCAtagtggagagaaaccttacaaatgtattgaatgtgggaaggcctttagCCATGTCTCATCACTTACTAACCATCAGAgcactcacactggagagaaaccatatgaATGTATGAACTGTGGAAAGTCTTTTAGTCGTGTGTCTCATCTTATTGAACATCTAAGAATTCATACTCAAGAAAAACTCTATGAGTGTCGTATATGTGGAAAGGCCTTCATTCATAGGTCATCTCTCATTCACCATCAGAAAATCCATACTGGAGAGAAGCCTTATGAATGTAGAGAATGTGGGAAAGCTTTCTGCTGTAGCTCACACCTTACTCGACATCAAAGAATTCACACTATGGAGAAACAATATGAATGCAACAAATGTCTGAAAGTCTTTAGTAGCCTCTCATTTCTTGTTCAGCATCAGAGTATTCATACTGAAGAAAAACCGTTTGAATGTCAGAAATGCAGGAAATCCTTCAACCAGCTTGAATCACTGAATATGCATTTGAGAAATCACATTAGATTGAAACCCTACGAATGCAGTatatgtgggaaagcctttagtcATAGGTCGTCCCTGCTTCAACATcacagaattcatactggagagaaaccttatgaatgtattaaatgtgGGAAGACCTTCAGCTGTAGTTCAAACCTTACTgtacatcagagaattcatactggagaaaagcCATATAAATGTAATGAGTGTGGGAAAGCTTTTAGCAAAGGCTCAAATCTTACTGCCCATCAAAGAGTACATAATGGAGAGAAACCCAATAGTGTGGTAAGTGTGGAAAAGCCTTTAGACCATATGAATCATTATACATGTGAGAGATCTTACAGAAGAGAAACTGTATGA
- the ZNF181 gene encoding zinc finger protein 181 isoform X7, whose protein sequence is MPQLQYPECYLAPNRCLVSNCGVNKMSNEELVGQNHGMEGEACTGEDVTFSDVAIDFTHEEWGWLNSAQRDLYKDVMVQNYENLVSVGLSVTKPYVITLLEDGKEPWMMEKKLSKDWESRWENKELSTKDIYDEDSPQTVIIEKVVKQSYEFSNSKKNLEYIEKLEGKHGSQVDHFRPAILTSRESPTADSVYKYNIFRSTFHSKSTLSEPQKNSAEGNSHKYDILKKNLPKKSVIKNEKVNGGKKLLNSNKSGAAFSQGKSLTLPQTCNREKIYTCSECGKAFGKQSILNRHWRIHTGEKPYECRECGKTFSHGSSLTRHLISHSGEKPYKCIECGKAFSHVSSLTNHQSTHTGEKPYECMNCGKSFSRVSHLIEHLRIHTQEKLYECRICGKAFIHRSSLIHHQKIHTGEKPYECRECGKAFCCSSHLTRHQRIHTMEKQYECNKCLKVFSSLSFLVQHQSIHTEEKPFECQKCRKSFNQLESLNMHLRNHIRLKPYECSICGKAFSHRSSLLQHHRIHTGEKPYECIKCGKTFSCSSNLTVHQRIHTGEKPYKCNECGKAFSKGSNLTAHQRVHNGEKPNSVGCYLTRKMDSK, encoded by the exons ATGCCTCAG CTTCAGTACCCAGAGTGTTACCTGGCACCAAATAGATGCTTAGTAAGTAATTGTGGAGTGAATAAGATGAGTAATGAAGAACTGGTGGGGCAGAATCATGGCATGGAAGGTGAAGCTTGCACAGGAGAGGAT GTGACATTTAGTGATGTGGCTATAGACTTCACTCATGAAGAGTGGGGATGGCTCAATTCTGCTCAGAGGGACTTATACAAGGATGTGATGGTCCAGAATTATGAGAACCTGGTCTCTGTAG GTCTTTCCGTAACTAAGCCATATGTGATCACGTTATTGGAGGATGGAAAAGAGCCCTGGATGATGGAGAAAAAACTGTCAAAAG ATTGGGAATCAAGATGGGAAAACAAGGAATTATCAACAAAGGATATTTATGATGAAGATTCACCCCAAACAGTAATAATAGAAAAGGTTGTAAAACAAAGTTATGAATTTTCAAATTCTAAGAAGAATTTGGAATATATAGAGAAGTTGGAAGGGAAGCATGGAAGTCAGGTAGACCATTTCAGACCAGCAATTCTCACCTCTAGAGAAAGCCCCACTGCAGACAGTGTTTACAAATACAATATATTTAGAAGCACCTTTCATTCAAAGTCTACTCTTTCTGAACCACAAAAAAATTCTGCTGAAGGGAATTCACacaaatatgatatattaaagaAGAACTTACCAAAAAAGTCAgttataaaaaatgagaaagtcaATGGTGGAAAGAAACTTTTGAATTCTAATAAAAGTGGGGCAGCCTTCAGCCAGGGCAAATCTCTTACCCTTCCCCAGACTTGTAATAGAGAGAAAATCTATACatgcagtgaatgtgggaaagcctttggcAAACAGTCAATCCTCAATCGCCATTGGAGAATTCATACAGGAGAGAAGCCCTATGAATGTCGTGAATGTGGGAAGACTTTTAGCCATGGCTCATCCCTTACACGACATCTGATAAGCCAtagtggagagaaaccttacaaatgtattgaatgtgggaaggcctttagCCATGTCTCATCACTTACTAACCATCAGAgcactcacactggagagaaaccatatgaATGTATGAACTGTGGAAAGTCTTTTAGTCGTGTGTCTCATCTTATTGAACATCTAAGAATTCATACTCAAGAAAAACTCTATGAGTGTCGTATATGTGGAAAGGCCTTCATTCATAGGTCATCTCTCATTCACCATCAGAAAATCCATACTGGAGAGAAGCCTTATGAATGTAGAGAATGTGGGAAAGCTTTCTGCTGTAGCTCACACCTTACTCGACATCAAAGAATTCACACTATGGAGAAACAATATGAATGCAACAAATGTCTGAAAGTCTTTAGTAGCCTCTCATTTCTTGTTCAGCATCAGAGTATTCATACTGAAGAAAAACCGTTTGAATGTCAGAAATGCAGGAAATCCTTCAACCAGCTTGAATCACTGAATATGCATTTGAGAAATCACATTAGATTGAAACCCTACGAATGCAGTatatgtgggaaagcctttagtcATAGGTCGTCCCTGCTTCAACATcacagaattcatactggagagaaaccttatgaatgtattaaatgtgGGAAGACCTTCAGCTGTAGTTCAAACCTTACTgtacatcagagaattcatactggagaaaagcCATATAAATGTAATGAGTGTGGGAAAGCTTTTAGCAAAGGCTCAAATCTTACTGCCCATCAAAGAGTACATAATGGAGAGAAACCCAATAGTGTG GGATGTTATCTGACAAGAAAGATGGATAGCAAATAA
- the ZNF181 gene encoding zinc finger protein 181 isoform X6 has product MPQLQYPECYLAPNRCLVSNCGVNKMSNEELVGQNHGMEGEACTGEDVTFSDVAIDFTHEEWGWLNSAQRDLYKDVMVQNYENLVSVGLSVTKPYVITLLEDGKEPWMMEKKLSKGMIPDWESRWENKELSTKDIYDEDSPQTVIIEKVVKQSYEFSNSKKNLEYIEKLEGKHGSQVDHFRPAILTSRESPTADSVYKYNIFRSTFHSKSTLSEPQKNSAEGNSHKYDILKKNLPKKSVIKNEKVNGGKKLLNSNKSGAAFSQGKSLTLPQTCNREKIYTCSECGKAFGKQSILNRHWRIHTGEKPYECRECGKTFSHGSSLTRHLISHSGEKPYKCIECGKAFSHVSSLTNHQSTHTGEKPYECMNCGKSFSRVSHLIEHLRIHTQEKLYECRICGKAFIHRSSLIHHQKIHTGEKPYECRECGKAFCCSSHLTRHQRIHTMEKQYECNKCLKVFSSLSFLVQHQSIHTEEKPFECQKCRKSFNQLESLNMHLRNHIRLKPYECSICGKAFSHRSSLLQHHRIHTGEKPYECIKCGKTFSCSSNLTVHQRIHTGEKPYKCNECGKAFSKGSNLTAHQRVHNGEKPNSVGCYLTRKMDSK; this is encoded by the exons ATGCCTCAG CTTCAGTACCCAGAGTGTTACCTGGCACCAAATAGATGCTTAGTAAGTAATTGTGGAGTGAATAAGATGAGTAATGAAGAACTGGTGGGGCAGAATCATGGCATGGAAGGTGAAGCTTGCACAGGAGAGGAT GTGACATTTAGTGATGTGGCTATAGACTTCACTCATGAAGAGTGGGGATGGCTCAATTCTGCTCAGAGGGACTTATACAAGGATGTGATGGTCCAGAATTATGAGAACCTGGTCTCTGTAG GTCTTTCCGTAACTAAGCCATATGTGATCACGTTATTGGAGGATGGAAAAGAGCCCTGGATGATGGAGAAAAAACTGTCAAAAGGTATGATTCCAG ATTGGGAATCAAGATGGGAAAACAAGGAATTATCAACAAAGGATATTTATGATGAAGATTCACCCCAAACAGTAATAATAGAAAAGGTTGTAAAACAAAGTTATGAATTTTCAAATTCTAAGAAGAATTTGGAATATATAGAGAAGTTGGAAGGGAAGCATGGAAGTCAGGTAGACCATTTCAGACCAGCAATTCTCACCTCTAGAGAAAGCCCCACTGCAGACAGTGTTTACAAATACAATATATTTAGAAGCACCTTTCATTCAAAGTCTACTCTTTCTGAACCACAAAAAAATTCTGCTGAAGGGAATTCACacaaatatgatatattaaagaAGAACTTACCAAAAAAGTCAgttataaaaaatgagaaagtcaATGGTGGAAAGAAACTTTTGAATTCTAATAAAAGTGGGGCAGCCTTCAGCCAGGGCAAATCTCTTACCCTTCCCCAGACTTGTAATAGAGAGAAAATCTATACatgcagtgaatgtgggaaagcctttggcAAACAGTCAATCCTCAATCGCCATTGGAGAATTCATACAGGAGAGAAGCCCTATGAATGTCGTGAATGTGGGAAGACTTTTAGCCATGGCTCATCCCTTACACGACATCTGATAAGCCAtagtggagagaaaccttacaaatgtattgaatgtgggaaggcctttagCCATGTCTCATCACTTACTAACCATCAGAgcactcacactggagagaaaccatatgaATGTATGAACTGTGGAAAGTCTTTTAGTCGTGTGTCTCATCTTATTGAACATCTAAGAATTCATACTCAAGAAAAACTCTATGAGTGTCGTATATGTGGAAAGGCCTTCATTCATAGGTCATCTCTCATTCACCATCAGAAAATCCATACTGGAGAGAAGCCTTATGAATGTAGAGAATGTGGGAAAGCTTTCTGCTGTAGCTCACACCTTACTCGACATCAAAGAATTCACACTATGGAGAAACAATATGAATGCAACAAATGTCTGAAAGTCTTTAGTAGCCTCTCATTTCTTGTTCAGCATCAGAGTATTCATACTGAAGAAAAACCGTTTGAATGTCAGAAATGCAGGAAATCCTTCAACCAGCTTGAATCACTGAATATGCATTTGAGAAATCACATTAGATTGAAACCCTACGAATGCAGTatatgtgggaaagcctttagtcATAGGTCGTCCCTGCTTCAACATcacagaattcatactggagagaaaccttatgaatgtattaaatgtgGGAAGACCTTCAGCTGTAGTTCAAACCTTACTgtacatcagagaattcatactggagaaaagcCATATAAATGTAATGAGTGTGGGAAAGCTTTTAGCAAAGGCTCAAATCTTACTGCCCATCAAAGAGTACATAATGGAGAGAAACCCAATAGTGTG GGATGTTATCTGACAAGAAAGATGGATAGCAAATAA
- the ZNF181 gene encoding zinc finger protein 181 isoform X2, giving the protein MPQLQYPECYLAPNRCLVSNCGVNKMSNEELVGQNHGMEGEACTGEDVTFSDVAIDFTHEEWGWLNSAQRDLYKDVMVQNYENLVSVGLSVTKPYVITLLEDGKEPWMMEKKLSKGMIPDWESRWENKELSTKDIYDEDSPQTVIIEKVVKQSYEFSNSKKNLEYIEKLEGKHGSQVDHFRPAILTSRESPTADSVYKYNIFRSTFHSKSTLSEPQKNSAEGNSHKYDILKKNLPKKSVIKNEKVNGGKKLLNSNKSGAAFSQGKSLTLPQTCNREKIYTCSECGKAFGKQSILNRHWRIHTGEKPYECRECGKTFSHGSSLTRHLISHSGEKPYKCIECGKAFSHVSSLTNHQSTHTGEKPYECMNCGKSFSRVSHLIEHLRIHTQEKLYECRICGKAFIHRSSLIHHQKIHTGEKPYECRECGKAFCCSSHLTRHQRIHTMEKQYECNKCLKVFSSLSFLVQHQSIHTEEKPFECQKCRKSFNQLESLNMHLRNHIRLKPYECSICGKAFSHRSSLLQHHRIHTGEKPYECIKCGKTFSCSSNLTVHQRIHTGEKPYKCNECGKAFSKGSNLTAHQRVHNGEKPNSVVSVEKPLDHMNHYTCERSYRRETV; this is encoded by the exons ATGCCTCAG CTTCAGTACCCAGAGTGTTACCTGGCACCAAATAGATGCTTAGTAAGTAATTGTGGAGTGAATAAGATGAGTAATGAAGAACTGGTGGGGCAGAATCATGGCATGGAAGGTGAAGCTTGCACAGGAGAGGAT GTGACATTTAGTGATGTGGCTATAGACTTCACTCATGAAGAGTGGGGATGGCTCAATTCTGCTCAGAGGGACTTATACAAGGATGTGATGGTCCAGAATTATGAGAACCTGGTCTCTGTAG GTCTTTCCGTAACTAAGCCATATGTGATCACGTTATTGGAGGATGGAAAAGAGCCCTGGATGATGGAGAAAAAACTGTCAAAAGGTATGATTCCAG ATTGGGAATCAAGATGGGAAAACAAGGAATTATCAACAAAGGATATTTATGATGAAGATTCACCCCAAACAGTAATAATAGAAAAGGTTGTAAAACAAAGTTATGAATTTTCAAATTCTAAGAAGAATTTGGAATATATAGAGAAGTTGGAAGGGAAGCATGGAAGTCAGGTAGACCATTTCAGACCAGCAATTCTCACCTCTAGAGAAAGCCCCACTGCAGACAGTGTTTACAAATACAATATATTTAGAAGCACCTTTCATTCAAAGTCTACTCTTTCTGAACCACAAAAAAATTCTGCTGAAGGGAATTCACacaaatatgatatattaaagaAGAACTTACCAAAAAAGTCAgttataaaaaatgagaaagtcaATGGTGGAAAGAAACTTTTGAATTCTAATAAAAGTGGGGCAGCCTTCAGCCAGGGCAAATCTCTTACCCTTCCCCAGACTTGTAATAGAGAGAAAATCTATACatgcagtgaatgtgggaaagcctttggcAAACAGTCAATCCTCAATCGCCATTGGAGAATTCATACAGGAGAGAAGCCCTATGAATGTCGTGAATGTGGGAAGACTTTTAGCCATGGCTCATCCCTTACACGACATCTGATAAGCCAtagtggagagaaaccttacaaatgtattgaatgtgggaaggcctttagCCATGTCTCATCACTTACTAACCATCAGAgcactcacactggagagaaaccatatgaATGTATGAACTGTGGAAAGTCTTTTAGTCGTGTGTCTCATCTTATTGAACATCTAAGAATTCATACTCAAGAAAAACTCTATGAGTGTCGTATATGTGGAAAGGCCTTCATTCATAGGTCATCTCTCATTCACCATCAGAAAATCCATACTGGAGAGAAGCCTTATGAATGTAGAGAATGTGGGAAAGCTTTCTGCTGTAGCTCACACCTTACTCGACATCAAAGAATTCACACTATGGAGAAACAATATGAATGCAACAAATGTCTGAAAGTCTTTAGTAGCCTCTCATTTCTTGTTCAGCATCAGAGTATTCATACTGAAGAAAAACCGTTTGAATGTCAGAAATGCAGGAAATCCTTCAACCAGCTTGAATCACTGAATATGCATTTGAGAAATCACATTAGATTGAAACCCTACGAATGCAGTatatgtgggaaagcctttagtcATAGGTCGTCCCTGCTTCAACATcacagaattcatactggagagaaaccttatgaatgtattaaatgtgGGAAGACCTTCAGCTGTAGTTCAAACCTTACTgtacatcagagaattcatactggagaaaagcCATATAAATGTAATGAGTGTGGGAAAGCTTTTAGCAAAGGCTCAAATCTTACTGCCCATCAAAGAGTACATAATGGAGAGAAACCCAATAGTGTGGTAAGTGTGGAAAAGCCTTTAGACCATATGAATCATTATACATGTGAGAGATCTTACAGAAGAGAAACTGTATGA